One segment of Podospora pseudopauciseta strain CBS 411.78 chromosome 5 map unlocalized CBS411.78m_5.2, whole genome shotgun sequence DNA contains the following:
- a CDS encoding uncharacterized protein (COG:Q; EggNog:ENOG503NV1Q): MALTNHPAAALIARALEATGATAATVFVAVVALFVLPTIIQWYRLSHVPGPKLAAISKYWQVRESIKGTLPQVLKELNDKHGPLVRIGPNDLVTSDPDVLRKMMAVRSPYTRGPWYEAWRLNPTRDNLFSMRDEVGHTALRNKMVAGYSGKENLSMESTIETEIARLIDLIERKYISTPKDYRPMDFGEKAQYFTLDVISDLAFGEPLGYLEKDEDVYDYIKITTASIPAMLTLGSIPTLANIIQSRFLRWLLPKETDKIGFGAFIGVTNHAVAARFAPNAVPQQDMLGSFIRHGLNLEEAQGEAVLQIVAGSDTSASTIRAFMLNICTHPPVYQKLQQEIDEAVAKGIISSPIKDAEARQLPYLQAVIREAIRILPPAGGAFFKQVPPGGDVICGKFIPGGTQIGSSPLAIHHSKNTFGEDAETFRPERWLEADEDQLEKMKATADLVFHYGKWQCPGKTVALMEFNKIFVELLRRYEWSVINPFNAARVNNAGVWMFDDFWVRVTRRGQ, from the exons ATGGCtctcaccaaccaccccgcAGCAGCGCTAATAGCACGCGCTCTCGAGGCCACTGGAGCAACTGCCGCGACTGTCTTTGTCGCTGTGGTGGCGCTGTTCGTCCtacccaccatcatccaGTGGTACCGTCTCTCACATGTTCCCGGGCCCAAGCTGGCCGCCATCTCCAAGTACTGGCAAGTCCGCGAGTCTATCAAGGGGACGCTCCCTCAGGTGCTCAAAGAGCTCAACGACAAACACG GCCCGCTTGTGCGTATCGGGCCCAATGACCTCGTCACCAGTGACCCCGATGTGTTGCGCAAGATGATGGCCGTCAGGTCGCCTTACACCAGAGGACCGT GGTACGAAGCTTGGCGCTTGAATCCCACGAGAGACAATCTGTTTTCTATGCGCGATGAGGTCGGCCATACGGCCTTGCGCAACAAGATGGTTGCCGGT TACTCGGGCAAGGAAAATCTGTCCATGGAAAGCACCATCGAGACTGAGATTGCTCGTCTGATCGACCTCATTGAGAGAAAGTAcatctccacccccaaagACTATCGTCCCATGGACTTTGGTGAAAAAGCCCAGTATTTTACTCTCGATGTCATCAGCGACCTGGCCTTTGGCGAGCCCCTGGGCTATCTCGAaaaggatgaggatgtttACGATTACATCAAGATCACCACGGCATCTATCCCGGCCATGTTGACCCTCGGAAGTATTCCTACACTagccaacatcatccagTCTCGCTTTCTTCGATGGCTGCTGCCCAAAGAGACCGACAAGATTGGCTTTGGTGCCTTTATCGGTGTGACCAACCATGCCGTGGCTGCTCGCTTCGCCCCGAATGCCGTCCCTCAGCAAGACATGCTTGGTTCTTTTATTCGGCACGGTTTGAACCTCGAAGAGGCCCAGGGCGAGGCCGTCTTGCAGATTGTGGCCGGGTCCGACACCTCTGCCTCCACCATCCGCGCTTTCATGCTCAACATTTGTACCCATCCACCGGTTTACCAGAAGCTCCAGCAAGAAATCGACGAGGCCGTTGCCAAGGGGATCATTTCCTCTCCCATCAAAGATGCCGAAGCGCGGCAGCTTCCTTACCTCCAGGCGGTCATCAGAGAGGCCATCCGTATTCTCCCTCCTGCTGGTGGTGCCTTTTTCAAGCAGGTCCCTCCTGGTGGCGATGTCATCTGCGGCAAGTTTATCCCTGGTGGAACCCAAATAGGGTCTTCCCCGCTTGCCATTCACCACAGCAAGAATACATTTGGCGAGGATGCCGAAACATTTAGGCCAGAAAGGTGGTTGGAAGCGGATGAGGATCAGTTGGAAAAAATGAAGGCTACTGCAGATCTGGTCTTTCATTATGGAAAATGGCAGTGTCCCGGCAAGACTGTGGCGCTGATGGAGTTCAACAAGATTTTTGTCGAG TTGCTGAGACGATATGAGTGGTCCGTCATCAATCCCTTCAATGCTGCCAGAGTTAACAACGCC GGCGTATGGATGTTTGACGATTTTTGGGTGCGTGTAACTCGACGCGGGCAGTAG
- a CDS encoding uncharacterized protein (EggNog:ENOG503NXWJ; COG:E) has product MALLKSLLLTALSASTLIATSTSNTEDDSHRPIDLNNYVCEHPPYKVLMVSKSPLVIYIKDFITPPERAHLLNLTEKTFTRSGVTRGNSKSHLSVRTSQSTTAPRDAVVRCIESRALAFQGYDTPETHLEPLQLVKYGPSERYHFHTDWFTSSFHTQGLGGNRVSSFFAYVHVANDTMGGGTNFPRLDAPANDKWCQEGIVDCDEEWENGVTFRPVEGNAIYWENLLPDGRGDERTLHAGLPVLSGGKVGMNIWTRQEPLPEGIKGADL; this is encoded by the exons ATGGCTCTGCTCAAGTCGCTCCTACTTACAGCGCTCAGCGCATCTACTCTCATCGCCACGAGTACATCGAACACTGAAGATGACAGCCACAGGCCCATTGATCTCAACAACTATGTCTGCGAACACCCGCCATACAAAGTGCTCATGGTTTCAAAGTCGCCATTGGTCATCTACATAAAAGACTTCATCACTCCGCCAGAACGTGCTCACCTGTTGAATCTGAC TGAAAAAACCTTCACCCGTTCCGGTGTGACGAGGGGCAACTCCAAAAGCCATCTCTCCGTCCGGACATCACAAAGCACCACTGCACCCCGCGATGCGGTAGTGAGATGCATTGAATCCCGAGCCCTCGCCTTCCAGGGCTACGACACACCCGAGACACACTTGGAACCCCTCCAGCTGGTCAAATACGGCCCATCAGAACGCTACCACTTTCACACCGACTGGTTCACATCCTCTTTCCATACCCAAGGTCTCGGAGGAAACAGGGTCAGCTCTTTCTTCGCCTATGTTCATGTCGCCAACGATACCATGGGTGGCGGAACCAACTTCCCAAGGTTAGACGCCCCTGCGAACGACAAGTGGTGCCAGGAGGGGATCGTAGACTGCgatgaggagtgggagaaCGGGGTGACGTTCCGGCCTGTTGAGGGCAATGCCATTTACTGGGAGAATCTGCTGCCTGATGGGCGGGGTGATGAGAGGACTCTCCATGCTGGGCTGCCTGTGCTTTCGGGAGGAAAGGTGGGAATGAATATTTGGACGAGACAAGAGCCTTTACCTGAGGGAATAAAGGGTGCTGATTTGTGA
- the MVD1 gene encoding diphosphomevalonate decarboxylase (COG:I; BUSCO:EOG09263BG5; EggNog:ENOG503NW3F) translates to MSDKVYRASTTAPVNIAVVKYWGKRDAKLNLPTNSSLSVTLSQADLRTLTTASCSASFPASEGDSLLLNGEPSDISGARTQACLRELRSRRAALEAADPSLPKLSTYPLRLVSENNFPTAAGLASSAAGFAALVRAIANLYELPASPSELSLIARQGSGSACRSLFGGYVAWRMGNKADGTDSMADQVAEASHWPDMRALVLVVSAAKKGVSSSSGMQQTVATSGLFRERIATVVPENMAIMEKAIAEKDFEKFAEVTMRDSNSFHATCADTYPPIFYMNDVSRAAIRAVEAINEKAGRTVAAYTFDAGPNAVIYYQEKDTEAVVGTFYHVLQGADIGGWKSADIKGLKPTISLDENVAGLLKAGVSRVIMTGVGEGPVKTDEFLVAEDGTPAKR, encoded by the exons ATGTCTGATAAAGTCTACCGCGCGAGCACCACGGCGCCCGTCAACATTGCCGTCGTCAA GTACTGGGGCAAGCGTGATGCCAaactcaacctccccacaaACAGCTCTCTGAGCGTCACCCTCTCTCAAGCCGACCTCCGTACCCTGACGACGGCCTCATGCTCTGCCTCGTTTCCTGCCAGCGAAGGCGactctctccttctcaacgGCGAGCCATCCGATATTTCGGGTGCCCGAACCCAAGCATGCCTCCGTGAACTGCGCTCTCGCCGCGCCGCCCTCGAAGCTGCCgatccctccctccctaaGCTTTCCACCtaccccctccgcctcgtcTCCGAGAACAACttccccaccgccgccggtctggcctcctcggccgctgGCTTCGCTGCCCTTGTCCgcgccatcgccaacctcTACGAGCTCccagcctccccctccgaGTTGAGCTTGATCGCCCGCCAAGGCTCTGGCTCTGCTTGCCGCAGTCTCTTTGGTGGTTATGTTGCCTGGAGAATGGGCAACAAGGCTGATGGCACCGACTCGATGGCCGATCAAGTTGCCGAGGCCTCGCACTGGCCCGACATGCGCGCCTTGGTTTTGGTTGTCTCTGCTGCCAAGAAGGGCGTCAGCTCTAGCTCTGGTATGCAGCAGACAGTTGCTACCTCTGGCCTCTTCCGCGAGCGCATCGCCACCGTTGTGCCCGAGAACATGGCCATCATGGAGAAGGCGATCGCCGAAAAGGACTTTGAGAAGTTCGCCGAGGTCACCATGAGGGATAGCAACTCGTTCCACGCTACCTGCGCTGACACCTATCCGCCCATCTTCTACATGAACGATGTTTCGAGAGCCGCCATCCGGGCTGTGGAGGCCATCAACGAGAAGGCTGGCAGGACTGTGGCGGCGTACACCTTCGACGCCGGCCCGAACGCTGTCATCTACTACCAGGAGAAGGACACGGAAGCTGTTGTGGGCACATTCTACCATGTTCTCCAGGGTGCGGATATCGGCGGGTGGAAGAGTGCGGACATCAAGGGTCTCAAGCCCACCATCTCGCTTGATGAGAATGTTGCTGGCCTGTTGAAGGCCGGTGTTAGCCGGGTTATCATGACGGGTGTCGGCGAGGGGCCGGTCAAGACAGACGAGTTTCTTGTTGCTGAGGACGGAACTCCGGCGAAAAGGTGA
- a CDS encoding uncharacterized protein (EggNog:ENOG503NUBW; COG:C), whose protein sequence is MSSVTIPTRKLGRNGPEIPAIGLGLMGLSIAYGNPGDESSRLAFLDHAWSIGCTNWDTADVYGDCEELLGKWFSLHPERREDIFLASKFALGGRTNEKGEFKFVIDSTPEYARQSIEKSLKRLGVEYLDLYYIHRTDGKTPIEKTAQALKELKEQGKIRAIGISECSSNTLRRASKIVQIDAVQMEYNPWQLDIENETGTHLLDTCRELGVTVFAYSPLGRGFLTGQIKSVDDFAADDFRRLVPRFSPENFPKNLEVVEKLGEIAKRKGCTTGQLALAWLMAQGSDIIPIPGTKKVKYLEENVASCYVTLSDEDVKEIRATIDNADVSGDRISPGFFDGLAADEQLYQDTPEL, encoded by the exons ATGTCTTCAGTTACCATTCCTACTCGCAAGTTGGGCCGCAACGGCCCTGAGATTCCAGCCATCGGACTCGGCTTGATGGGCCTGAGCATCGCCTATGGAAACCCAGG AGACGAATCATCTCGCCTTGCCTTCCTTGACCATGCTTGGTCCATCGGCTGCACAAACTGGGACACGGCCGACGTGTACGGAGACTGCGAAGAACTCCTCGGCAAGTGGTTTTCCCTCCACCCCGAGCGCCGCGAGGACATTTTCCTCGCCTCCAAGTTCGCCCTCGGCGGCCGGACCAATGAGAAAGGGGAGTTCAAGTTTGTGATTGATTCCACCCCCGAGTACGCCCGGCAGTCCATCGAGAAGAGCCTGAAGAGGCTCGGCGTGGAGTACCTTGACTTGTATTACATTCACCGCACGGATGGGAAGACGCCCATCGAGAAGACAGCGCAGGCGTTGAAGGAGTTGAAGGA ACAAGGAAAGATCAGGGCAATCGGGATATCAGAATGCTCGTCCAACACCCTCCGCCGGGCTTCCAAGATTGTTCAGATCGACGCTGTTCAGATGGAGTACAACCCCTGGCAGCTTGATATTGAGAACGAGACCGGGACTCATCTGCTGGACACGTGTCGTGAGCTGGGTGTGACGGTCTTTGCTTACTCGCCGCTGGGCAGGGGCTTCCTCACGGGCCAGATCAAGTCTGTCGATGATTTCGCCGCGGATGATTTCCGCCGGCTGGTTCCGAGGTTCAGCCCCGAGAACTTTCCCAAGAACCTTGAGGTCGTCGAGAAACTGGGCGAGATTGCAAAGAGGAAGG GCTGTACTACTGGCCAACTGGCACTGGCGTGGCTCATGGCGCAGGGGTCCGACATCATCCCTATCCCGGGGACCAAAAAGGTCAAGTATCTGGAAGAAAACGTGGCGTCCTGTTATGTGACGCTCTCGGACGAGGACGTCAAGGAGATCAGGGCCACCATCGACAACGCCGACGTCAGCGGGGACCGTATTTCTCCGGGCTTTTTTGATGGACTTGCAGCTGATGAGCAGCTCTATCAGGACACCCCTGAGCTATAA
- a CDS encoding uncharacterized protein (EggNog:ENOG503P3R7; COG:O), translated as MRESIWTLYTLAVLLQRVLAWEHLEGKELETTLEARDRTLVASEINEINPSAGIDTCHFSREHAQALEPEWAALQKQNQEDVYVSIDCSQDAKLCQKYNVRSCPTIRLYKQDGSYTSYRGPRKTQPIKSFVQRQSRPVVSYVNDQSMPSFQTSDDITFIGHFGPTEKQIKEDFTKLAKQYHDRFSFAIADYTLPKVLVECFNNVDETSLSATSNDVASPGALQDFIFSCSTPLIPEMTRRNEMDFFQSGKSIVYFFAHSQQKKDAFVSDIRPLAKKYDEYLHFVTIDAKEYADAAKLMGLKEGRTGLSVQNPNNGDVFPYARKEAISAAVVEAFLVDIIQGKVKPWRGEELHQQGHDEL; from the exons ATGAGAGAGTCAATCTGGACGTTGTACACTCTTGCGGTGTTGTTGCAGCGCGTCTTGGCATGGGAGCATCTCGAAGGCAAGGAACTAGAGACAACGCTCGAAGCTCGCGACCGGACACTTGTTGCAT CAGAAATCAACGAAATCAACCCATCTGCTGGTATTGATACCTGCCATTTTTCTAGGGAACACGCTCAAGCCTTGGAACCTGAATGGGCCGCCCTCCAGAAACAAAACCAAGAAGATGTCTATGTTAGTATAGACTGCTCGCAAGACGCAAAACTGTGCCAAAAGTACAATGTCCGATCATGTCCGACGATCCGACTCTACAAACAAGATGGCTCTTACACTTCCTATCGTGGTCCGCGAAAAACTCAGCCTATCAAGTCATTTGTACAGAGACAGAGTCGCCCCGTCGTCTCTTATGTGAACGACCAGTCCATGCCATCATTTCAGACATCTGACGATATCACATTCATCGGACACTTTGGGCCTACTGAGAAACAAATCAAGGAGGATTTCACGAAGCTGGCAAAACAGTATCATGATCGATTTTCCTTTGCCATTGCCGACTACACTCTCCCGAAGGTACTTGTTGAGTGTTTCAACAATGTTGACGAAACAAGTCTGTCGGCCACCAGCAACGACGTGGCCAGCCCTGGGGCGCTCCAAGACTTCATCTTCAGTTGCTCGACACCACTGATCCCTGAAATGACCCGAAGAAACGAAATGGACTTCTTTCAG TCAGGGAAAAGTATCGTTTACTTCTTCGCCCATTCTCAGCAGAAAAAGGACGCATTTGTCTCCGATATTCGACCATTGGCCAAGAAATACGACGAGTATCTTCACTTTGTTACCATTGACGCAAAAGAGTACGCCGACGCAGCCAAATTGATGGGCCTGAAAGAGGGTAGGACAGGTTTGTCGGTGCAGAATCCCAACAACGGAGACGTCTTTCCTTATGCTAGAAAGGAAGCCATTTCGGCGGCTGTAGTGGAAGCATTTCTGGTGGACATTATCCAAGGGAAGGTGAAGCcttggagaggagaggagctACACCAGCAGGGGCATGATGAGCTTTAG